TCTATTTTAGGAATTATCCGACAATTACCGGCATTGCTAGACGTCGCAAACCAGCAAACAACAACCGCCACCCACTCTAAATTAGGCAGCGTTTTAGCCATCTGCTCAATGCTAAGCAGCATATTAGCTTTACCATTATAGTTATGCATATTGAGGTAGTTTTTGCCCCAAAAATCTACAGTCTTCCTGCCAACTTTTTTGCAGTATTGCTTATAATGCACTGTGCTTGAATAAACAAATTCCCCAGCTCCTGGAATTAACACAATTTCCTTAATTTTATTTTCGACACTTGGCTTAATTAAAGCTTTCTTTTTAACCTCAAAAGTAAAATTAGGGATGTGATTACCAAATTCTGCAAGCGGTAAATCTTCAAATACTACGTAACACAATCCTCGATAGGCGGGATAAGTATTGGGAGCTTTATGTTTGCCGATAATATCGTCGGGCAACTGTTCTTCCGTCCCTAAATGCACGTTAAATTTGCCGTTGCCACTTCTTAGCATTGCTTCAGTTATCAGCGTGCCGTCCGCCCAAATCCTTACTATTTCCTCTACTTCCCCCTCACAGATAGCAATCGCCAGACTTACCGAATAGCTATAATTAATTACTTTTCTAATTCCTTCCCCGTATTCTTCAAAATCTTTAGTTTCTAACTCCTTAATATCCGTTGCCCAGATGATATTACCGGCTAACCTTAATTGTCCGTAGACCTTCGGGATTACCTCGCCGTAACTTGATATTTGGACTCGTAAATCCGAAAGCCTTGATCCTTCTTGCGTCGGTAGATTAACGGCTTGTTTTTTCTTACCGCCGAATAAATTACCGATAGCATTACCGAGTACTGCACCTTTAATGCCGCCGCCCAAACCTCCAAGCATAAAGCCGCCAACAGCACCGAGAACCGGTAATATTGCCCCAAACATTTTCGCTTAAATCATCGCTTAGTTAATTGATCCATGCCGGGCAGATCAGGCTCACCGCGGAAGTTGATAATATTATTAAATTTCTCGATGCAAGTTTTGCTACTCTTATCGCAGCCGGCGACTATAGTAAACTCATCACCTACATTAATAACAAAAGGCATCGGTAAAACTAAAGTGATGCGACTATTAATAAAACTTTTCACTTCCATTTGTAGACCAATATTTTTGCCTGTTTGCCAGCTGATATAGCCATAAGTAAACCAATCGTTTTGCTGTATTAATTTAGCAGAAGTAAAAGTTTGTCGGTCGATTACTTCGGTAACTGCTGCCTGCACAGTAAAATTTTCCTGATCTAAATTAAACTTACAACGCTGATCCCCTAAATTTGTCCGACAATGAGGCAAATAGGTTTCACACATGGTTTGCGATAGAAACTGCGTTAAGCCTCTAACTTCTGCATGAAATAGGTTTTTATTTAATGTTACTTCGCCTAAAATTCCGCACTTTTGAATTATTTTACCGCTTTCAGGTAGCAGGTAATTTACTAAAAATATTTCCACTTCGGCAAAATCATATTTACCGGCTAGCAAATCTATTTCCGTTATTTTATTGTCGTGAAATTGTCCCGCTAAATCGAGATTATCAACCGCCATATTACTATTGCTTTCTACATTGGTCGGCGTAAAACCTGCTATTGAGTCGTATTTGATCTCATCAACAAATAAAGCCTGGTCGTGATCGGTAAAAGCAAAAACTTTGTTATCTTTGCGTGTTAATTTCCAGCAAGTGGCAATAGTAGTTACTTCTGCGCTTAAATGATTCTTAAGCTGCGGGCTTAAATTCCTCATATTCTAACTTCAACTAAAGGAATATTGCCCCATGACCCAACCGCGAAACTATCTATTGACAAGTCAAGCTGATCGGTATCGAATCTTACCGGCACGTCAAACTCAAAATCGGCGGTTATTTCTTCGTCATTTTTTGGTGCTAAATTAAAACTTACTCCACCGGTTGTAAAATCAATATTAAATCCTTGATTTATAGGCAAAGAATCTATATAGATTTTACAGAAATTATTATTTACCGGTTTATTTATAACTCTAGTATATTCATAATTGCCGCTTGAATAATGTTTAACTAGTTGAAACTCTTTTTGTTCACCATTACCTTTGCCTATTATTTGATGAACAGCTTTATAATCCGACCAATCTTTATAGCGAAAGCCTATTGCTCTGCCTCTTCTTGACCTAAAAAACGCTATTAGCTGCTGCCATTGTTCTTCCGTTTTTATACCGCTACTTATATCGTATCTAGCCCGTGCCTCCTGCCAGTTAATATTACGCTGCTCGTGTCCGCTAAAAGTCGTAACGATGTCGGTTGAAAACATCGGTCCCCCTTCGAGCCGTAAGATATTTCCGGCGGAAACTGTATTTCAGCAAAAGGATTAATCATATTTTAAGAGTATAGAATGCTTATAGGTTACGCTTACTTCTGGAAATTTGCCTTGCCATGTCGGCGGTAATTTGATTACGGCTTTGATTGAATGAGGCAATATCGGGCGTTTGAATATTCATATTTACAACTATATTACCCCCACTTGCTCCGGCTGCTTCTAAATTGCTAAAAGGGACTATACTACCGATTGAATGCGGAATAAATAACTCCGGCTCGCCGCCGTCACCGACAATATGGGCTTTGCCTGGTTTTACAGTACCGCCTTTTGCAAAGAATCCACCAAATGTAGAGCCAAGCCCTGATAAAAAACCACTGGCATTGCCGCTTTTATTGTTACTACCAAATAATCCGCCTAACATTCCACCCTTGCTGCTTGTGCCTATTATATCCTCCTTCAGCGTCATTTTTAAAATATCGCTTTGAAGTTCCTTAAAAAAATCACTGCAAGTTTCCTTTAAACTTTTAATATGACCGCCTGCACCAAAAGCAGCATCGGCGAAATTATCAATTAAACTATTAGCTCCGTCTTTAGATTTTTCGCTGATTAAATCAAATACGCCTTTACTATGCTCGCCGAATTTATCAAGCTGCTCTTCACTTTGTTTTAAAGCTCTGTTATAGGTCTCTTGATCGATTAAACCTTGTTTTAGTAATTTATTTAGCTTCTCGATTTGAGCGTTATGTTTTTCAAGCGGTGTTCTGGTTTGCTCGAATATTTGCCTAGCATCGCCTAACATTTCATTACTTTTGCTCATAACTGCTATTTCTTCTTTTTTAGGAAGATTTAATTTTAAAGTCTCTATTACCCTTGGGGATTCAAGTGCTTTATTATGTTTCTCTGCTGCTTCCGTACTTTTATTAAACCATTTTGTTAAAGTCACAAGCCCTGCAACTGTACCGGTGATTGCTATAGCGGTTAAACCCAAAGGATTTGCCGTTAAAGCTATTGTAAAAGCTCTTACCGCTGCAGCAGTAGTTACAAACCATGCAGCTAATTTCAGCCCTAAAATCGTTGTAATAGCAGTTATAATAAAAGTAATTGCCGGATGACCTTCACGCACCGCTTCAAAAAAGCTCGTTACAAGCGGCAATATCGGCACTAAACAGGAGGTTATCAGGCTTATCAGCACCGTCTGTAATTTATTTAGTTCGCTATTAAATTGTGCCATTGCGGTGCATTCTTCTTCAGATAAAGAAACGCCTAGTTTTTGTGCTTCTTCCCGCATTCGCTGAATTCCTACCGCTCCTTGCTCAAGAATCCCCGTTAAAGTGCTACTTTCAGAACCAAATAATTTAGCAGCAATAGTAGCTTTATCTGTGCTATCTGTTAACCTTTCAAACTGCCCGGCTATTTTCTCTAATTGCTGATCAGGGCTTAGACTAGCAAGTTCCTTAGCTGACAAACCTAAGGCTTGCAAAGCTTGTTTTGCTTCACCGCTACCTTTTGCCGCTTCTGTAATTCTTGCAGACATAACAGTTAAGCCTGACGTCAGGCTATCAAACTCCACCCCGCAATTACTAGCCACATATTTTAGTTCCGATAAGCTACGAGTCGACATATCAAGCTTTGCTGACAATTTGCCGATCTGCTCCCCGCTATCAATTATTTT
This genomic window from Rickettsia endosymbiont of Ceutorhynchus obstrictus contains:
- a CDS encoding DUF2163 domain-containing protein, translated to MRNLSPQLKNHLSAEVTTIATCWKLTRKDNKVFAFTDHDQALFVDEIKYDSIAGFTPTNVESNSNMAVDNLDLAGQFHDNKITEIDLLAGKYDFAEVEIFLVNYLLPESGKIIQKCGILGEVTLNKNLFHAEVRGLTQFLSQTMCETYLPHCRTNLGDQRCKFNLDQENFTVQAAVTEVIDRQTFTSAKLIQQNDWFTYGYISWQTGKNIGLQMEVKSFINSRITLVLPMPFVINVGDEFTIVAGCDKSSKTCIEKFNNIINFRGEPDLPGMDQLTKR
- a CDS encoding DUF2460 domain-containing protein, with amino-acid sequence MFSTDIVTTFSGHEQRNINWQEARARYDISSGIKTEEQWQQLIAFFRSRRGRAIGFRYKDWSDYKAVHQIIGKGNGEQKEFQLVKHYSSGNYEYTRVINKPVNNNFCKIYIDSLPINQGFNIDFTTGGVSFNLAPKNDEEITADFEFDVPVRFDTDQLDLSIDSFAVGSWGNIPLVEVRI